The DNA segment tcgttaatcaagaatcctaagaagggggaccgtcagcttgcctacctgcacctgcaagcatgaaatgcaggccccgtgaaatagggcgttagTCCAAAAAATGTTCTGAGTATGTAAGGCGTGAAAAattgtacgtaaaagacatagatgaaacatggaatatagaaacacgtctttaaatctgaataactttgtaaattctaaaatatttataatgtcatgcacgtgcaaaTAAAtatcatgccatgcataggtatgggtgtacattatatcatcaagccactgagggcatcccatcatatcgtctcggccactgtgggcaacatcatcaatatataccagctgatcaggtggtggtgtatataacgccgtaaccttttcccatatctcatatacatatatttacatatatacgcatatataacgccatctggtcatgggtcaatgcacatgtataaatgggtgaaatgcatgaaaaatatgtaaagatatcaatattcctttcggataaacttttttaactgcatattattctgagacctatgaacagaagataataataattcacatggggaaatttagaatatagacacccctagtatttctatgaatagaataactatgaaaactgtgtatttgctcgtttcttcagtataatttggaccatgccaaaagaaagaagggatgactttaacatacctggagtaggaaaaactccgtataatattccgttggagAATCTTCGTTGATTGAACTTAGAACTCAAAAAAATCGGATTAAGTTCTTGCTTTCTGAATCCTTGAACGAAATTGTTCATGCTACTCTATGAATCAAAATTCTGCTTTGGATTCTTGAAATGTTGGAACGAACATGCTTCTGTTTCTAACGTTTCTTGAAGAAGCATGACATATCACAAAATGGGTTATGGGGTTTTTTGAATAAATTGAATCCTTACACTTTTAACACTTGGACTAAGAGAATGCAGTATCTTTcccttttgaatttttttttgacgTTTTTTTTGGTTTCCTTTTTGTCCAAATGAATGGATAATATCTTGCTAATTTCCATAGATTCCTAGGTAGACCCATAGGTTATTTAAGTGCTTACACTTCATATGGTAAGCTAGTGCTACCACATGTCTTTGGAgtataattaattaagttttatccacttattagttaactgggtaatgtctttTTATCCGAtatttaatcaattacccgcataatttaaaaattaccacaaattacttaaaattctacttatttttaatatactttatacattatactaccgtggtcatatgataccttgcatggtactagttcataatttcgggtattatcgctcgacccgtattttatctcaattggccactttcaacgaaactcgttttctttaattcgtgtacccctttatccttcataacacttatttatcgcttgttataaatagcgtaagtacgttaacgtcaagatgatctcatccccgagtctaggtcaattaactgaagacgaagcTTGTAACAAACCCAAAATTCCTCACTATATAATAAGAAAGAGAATCACTAATTACAACCTTGAGATACCAATTGCAACACTCAAACTATACTAAAATGGAAACTAAGTAACTACGAATAGAGATAAGAATAGGGATGAGAAGCAGAACTTAGAGAAAGGGGATGAGGTAGAGATTCAGAAGAGGAGATGAGAAGCACAGTCTTGAGCCAAAGCTGCAACATAATTCCCGTCCTCTGTATTCCCCCCCGAATCCCAAATATAATGTCCTCCCATTCTATTTGGTTGTTTAGTCATTGAGCCTCTTCTCAATTTAGCTCCAGGCCCAATACTCCCAAGTGCATCAGCTTTGTTGCACACTTCTAGCCCATTATCCCATACTGAGTCACGCAGGTTCACAACAATACCTCCCGCCTTAAAAAGAACCTTGTTCTCAAGGTTCGAGTAAAGTAAAAAATGCAGCAATATCCGCTTGACCTTGTCAACAACAAACAGTAAATGCAATGCAATAGTAGGATAGTTGGTTTTCTCTTCCCATAGTTCCGCCTCACATCTAGCTAGTAGAAGCATAATAGTACAACAATTTGCATCACAATTTGGCCGCAATGAGATCAATCTAGCTAAGTGTGAAATTGCACCATGTATTTTGTCTTGAAGTAGAAACAATGCTATCCAATCAAAGGAGCCCTCACACTTCAAAACACTAGCCTGCATGAGTTGCAGAACTTAAGCTTCTGAAAGTTTTGAAGCAAGCCGAGCCAATCCAGATTTTATTCTTTCATAAGTGATTGTTCCACTATTATTTGTAGCCATGCTCACGAACACATATTTTAGATACTTGATTTCTTCTTCTGAAAAATCTGCTGCAATGACCTTTATTGTTGGTTTCATGAGATTGCCTATTACCCGAAACTGCTTCAGTTTGGACAACACTGTATGGTCTATTGGCTTGTCTGCTGCTTCCTCCCATTGAAAAGATGGTTGTTCAATAACTTTTGCGGAAGTACTTCTCTGTTTTGTATCCTCTGGTAGCATTGTTGGAACTAGGTCCTTTGCATTATTTGTTATGGATGGCCATGCACTAAGAAGAAAGTCATTTACTCCATCGATGAAAATATGAAGTCCAAATATAGTCGCTTCCGTTGCATATTCATCCTTTCTAACCATCATGGAACTCTCTAGCTTAAGCTCCTTATGCATAACAACCATGAAATGACCATTGTGGACTATATTTGGGAGCTGTCTAAAACTATCAACATGATCTTTCTCTAATGAACATCCTCGGGTGATGGTTCCATCAAACAACTTCCCTCCAGCACATCGTACCATTGGAAGGTGCATATAACACTTGTCCTTATAAAATGATGTAGGCAAAATAGTCGAGCGATTTAGTACTATGCAACTCAGAAATAAACACTGAAAATTCTGTCACAAATACTGCTTTAACACGAACTCTTCCAACCAAGATGGGTTTGTAGACTCAACCGATAAGATATCATCAAGTACATATGTCTCAATATCAAGGACCTCATTAGCCAATATGAACTTTTTATCACGTGGCATAATAGACACACGCCTAAGAAAATGAATCACCCATGACTCCTTATGTGAAATTGGACTTAGCAGAAATCTATTTGGAACCCTCTAAGGAATGTTGTCAAATGCTAAGACTACACTGGTTCATGATTTTTCTTCCTCCGCAATAGTAGTTCCAATTCGAATTTCCACATTCCAATAGAAGCAAAAGGAAACCACTAAGGAATTGAAATTACTGAGTGAACTTTCTAACAATTCGGTAGCTATCTTAAAATTATCTACAAAGCTGAAAACACCAGAATGTAGTGTAATGGGCAAGTACAATGATTTATCCAAATGTACTTTCAAGTGCTCAAATAAAATGTGAGGAGGAACAGACTCACCGGGATCAAATGGTAGGTATATAGATACATGCTCATGCATCAATCTGATTCCATCCATAATCAAGAGGCCATTGACCCCGAGTGATTCAACCACTTCATTGTCAACCAAAGTTTGACCGGAATGGTACCGAAAATTATCAAACGACTGACTCGCATCAGTTCTAGAGTGCTTGTTATCTTCATATGTAACTATGCTACCTTCTCCATTGCCAATGATAAAAGGAAGTCTATAGGCATGGATAATGAGATGGGTATTTACATAATCTTCACTCTCTGACTCCAGCTCTTTGCTGAGAACAGGACAAATAATCTCAAAGTCATTTGCCATAGGTGAGAACTCTTGAAAAGTTTGCGCAACTGCTTGAGAAAAATTATCAAACACCTCGCCTTCGCGTGTTGCTGAGGATCCCTTAATTGGATCTATACTTGCCGAAACAAGAACTTCAGAAACGGGCGTAGATTGCAAAAGAGAGGCACTAACCTCATCTCTGTGAGAGCTTTCATCAAACACCTGGACATCCTCTGAGTTTCCATTGTTTGAATCAGATCCCATTGCATCAGTAAGGACGTTAATATCTACTCTCTCTGTACCAAACACCCTGGAACAACAGCAACCATGTGACATATTGACTAACACCTGGGCTTCAATTTCTGTAGAATATTCCTTGATTGTGGCCATGTGACTTTCCAGCAATGCGAGATGCTCTTTACGAAAATGAATTCGCACCTTTGCAACAAAGTGTTCCCAATCTGTCAATTGCTTGTTCCGGAGAAGCCATCGAAACCACTCCAGTGCCTCACCGTCTAGGTAAATAGATGCGCGTAATAATTTGTTATTTTCCGACGTGCCATAAAATTCAAAGTAGCGTTCAGCCTGAGAAATCTATACCTCTGGATCCTCGTCACTGAATCGTCGGAATTCCACTGGAGTAGACTTACTCGTTGTAAGGTTTTCAACCAACTCATGTAACAATGAACGAATTTCGGCGATATCCTTCGACCACGAATCCTTCACGCTCTTAATTGAATCATCGATAGTTCAAAATATTTGGTCCTCCATTGAAGACCTCTGGATGAAAGCACCAATGTAACAAACCCAAAATTCCTCACTATATAATAAGAAAGAGAATCACTAATTACAACCTTGAGATACCAATTGCAACACTCAAACTATACTATAATGGAAACTAAGTAACTACAAATAGAGATAAGAATAAGGATGAGAAGCAGAACTCATAGAAAGGGGATGAGGTAGAGATTCAGAAGAGGAGATGAGAAGCACAGTCTTGAGCCAAAGCTGCAACATAATTCCCGTCCTTTGTATTCCCCCCGGATCCCAAATATAATGTCCTCCCATTCTATTTGATTGTTTAGTCATTGGGCCTCTTCTCAATTTAGCTTCAGGCCCAATACTCCCAAGTGCATCAGCTTTGTTGCACACTTCTAGCCCATTATCCCATACTGAGTCACGCAGGTTCACAACAAAGCTTTTAACGtatgaaaacgcgagatgtaacagtgttataattttttttcatcaagaacaaaaaaaacaagaaaaataactTATCGAATTGAAAAATGCATTTTGGCAAGTCACTGTCGTGAAAGCAATTTCGGCCTTATTGGGGTGCAAATCAATAAGACCTCCTCAAGGTTTCACAACTCTCCTAAACACGTACATTCGTGAGAAAGTTTGAAGTTTATATAAATACATTCTTCCTATACTGCATGTCTCTTGGATTATCATTCTGATCAGTTAGTTTATTTATGGCGTGGAGAAATAGCCCTAACTTCTCGTTTTGCTCAGGACTTTGCCCTAGAAAATTCTTTGAAGTTCATACTGAAAGAAACTTTTAGTTTAGAAGTCTTAATCCTTTTTGGTGAAGGTGGAAGACGATTTGGCGGGAGGGACAATCTTGAAAAATTTAGGGGAAAAGACACGTATTGGGCATGCTCTTTTGTTGATGTCATTATGTTTTTTGATAAAATTTAATAGAAGAATGATTCTTGTAGCTCTTTAAATAGTACATGGATGGTTTTTGTTCACTAGGGTTACGCAAGGATGTACCTTTGATTTGGGCCATCGTTTAAGGATGATTTTTGCCAACAACTCAATAATTTTTCAACTTTGAACACTACTTAATTCCGTTGTGGAACTATCAAAATTATGTAATAGTACTATGTAAGAAACGAATCATCTTCACTTcagtaacaaaatattttctagtACATGAGCTTAAATATAAGATTAGTTTATCTTCTTTCATGTAACTTGGATCTTACTTTAAACTCCAATATTACAGGAAATTGAACAactttttaaatcaatttattttcctAAAGAAATGTGATAAACGTCTTTCattattttatcttatttaattaattaacacCAAATTCTGTACAATCACACAATGTACGTGCATAAACAAAGGATAGCACATTAAAGGACTAAAGTGCAATTTTCGAAATTATAGTTGGACTAATAATGTTGACTTTCCTCATTCTTCCTCCCGACAATTAATTCCCTATCTTGTTTGTTCATTCAAGCCCTAATTCGGCGGAGACAGTGACGGAAAGAACTCAGAAATGGGAGCGAGTAGCGATCCGAACCAAGACGGGTCCGACGAACAACAAAGACGGTCCGAGATCTACACGTACGAGGCACCATGGCACATCTACGCTATGAACTGGAGTGTTCGCAAGGACAAGAAGTACCGCCTCGCCATTTCCAGCTTACTCGAGCAGTATCCGAACCGGGTCGAAATCGTTCAGCTAGACGATTCCAATGGCGAGATTCGCTCCGACCCGAAACTCTCATTCGAGCACCCGTACCCGCCCACTAAAGTCATCTTCATACCCGATAAGGAATGCCAAAAACCCGACCTCCTCGCTACCTCGAGCGATTATCTACGGATTTGGCGGGTCGCCTCCGATAATAGTAGGGTCGAAATGAAGAGCTTGTTAAATAATAACCGTAACAGTGAATTTTCCGGTCCGTTGACCTCCTTTGACTGGAATGAAGCTGAACCCAAGCGAATTGGTACTTCTAGCATTGATACCACGTGTAcaatttgggatattgagagGGAGACTGTGGATACTCAGCTTATTGCTCACGATAAGGAGGTTTATGATATTGCTTGGGGCGGCGTTGGAGTTTTTGCTTCGGTTTCAGCTGATGGATCCGTTAGAGTTTTTGACCTTCGCGATAAGGAGCATTCGACTATCATTTACGAGAGTTCTGAGCCCGATACTCCACTTGTTCGCCTCGGATGGAACAAACAGGATCCTAGGTACATGGCTACTATAATAATGGACAGTGCTAAGGTTGTCGTTTTGGATATTCGTTTCCCTACGCTTCCTGTAGTGGAACTACAAAGACATCAGGCGAGTGTGAATGCCATTGCTTGGGCCCCTCACAGCTCTTGCCATATTTGCACTGCTGGTGATGACTCTCAGGCGCTTATTTGGGACTTGTCTTCAATGGGTCAGCCTATTGAAGGTGGATTGGATCCAATTCTGGCTTATACCGCAGGTGCTGAAATCGAGCAGCTCCAGTGGTCTTCGTCCCAGCCTGATTGGGTTGCCATTGCCTTCTCCAACAAGCTTCAGATTCTAAGGGTGTGAATTAGCATATGCTCTCTCTTCAAACAGCTGGGCAAGTAAAAAGAAATTCCTTTTTGGTATTTTACTCCCAAAAATTTGAGGCTTATTACTGACAGTAGTTAGACCTGAATAGCTGTGCTTTCACAATTATCGTGGAAGTACTGGAATTCATGTTGTCTGTGATTCAGTTCGTCCACATTAATGTGGTTG comes from the Nicotiana sylvestris chromosome 4, ASM39365v2, whole genome shotgun sequence genome and includes:
- the LOC104211677 gene encoding WD repeat-containing protein LWD1, coding for MGASSDPNQDGSDEQQRRSEIYTYEAPWHIYAMNWSVRKDKKYRLAISSLLEQYPNRVEIVQLDDSNGEIRSDPKLSFEHPYPPTKVIFIPDKECQKPDLLATSSDYLRIWRVASDNSRVEMKSLLNNNRNSEFSGPLTSFDWNEAEPKRIGTSSIDTTCTIWDIERETVDTQLIAHDKEVYDIAWGGVGVFASVSADGSVRVFDLRDKEHSTIIYESSEPDTPLVRLGWNKQDPRYMATIIMDSAKVVVLDIRFPTLPVVELQRHQASVNAIAWAPHSSCHICTAGDDSQALIWDLSSMGQPIEGGLDPILAYTAGAEIEQLQWSSSQPDWVAIAFSNKLQILRV